The Tachysurus fulvidraco isolate hzauxx_2018 chromosome 4, HZAU_PFXX_2.0, whole genome shotgun sequence DNA window TTGTATATTAGacgtgtgtatttggtgtaggtcagtgcagtccatacaggtgatgtgcgtgtgtatgttgtgctcagtacagttcagttcagttattgagaagtctgatggcttgtgggaagaaactgttacacagtctggtcgtgagggcctgGATgtttcggtacctttttccagacggcaggagggtgaagagtgtttgtgaggagatcagttagggtggggtcagacgttcttccaagttctctggagatcagagcagttgtcgttcttggaagtgaagcttgctggaacttctttgaaggaagatggagtcgtctccaggctgttccgaaagtctgaccatggattggtggtgtttgtgacaatttaaaggtagAGAACTCCACTCATCTTTGGGGAGATAGCCAATACTATGGCCtgagatttcggagggaaaaactccctttgtttcaggtgtctgtgggcgtggtttagctatcaaacttttagatgactttaaagttttatccaaggtgtattaagacggtatggcgcctttcgtgctaaTTGGGGAcatagactgctgcccccggccccggataagtggtagaagatggatggatggatggatggatggatggatggatggatggataataataataataataataataataataataataataataataataataataataataataactcaatttctaactttacatttttttctgtttctatacttctataaagctgctatGAAACAATATCAATTGTTAAatgcaataaacaaataaattgaatggaaacaaaaaataaacaagaaatgtGCTTGAAGTTAACTAAATACTATTAGtactaataataaatctaaagtTTCACTGATATGAGCACCTAATTGTTCTATCAAGAGTGTCCAGTATTGTTTCAGTGGATAATCTGAACTGTAGATGACGGTCATGCACATATATGATATGTACCTTCTAACTGCTGATATGATAAATCAGTAAACACTGTTAGGTTCTTATGACAGGACTCATATGCTCATATTGAACATTCAACAGAAACTTACCACTgttctataaatgtttaattatttatatacaaactatCCACTGTAACCAAGATCATCTGATTTTGGTCACTATCAAGAGCAGCATAATTTAGGACAACTTAGAACACTTGTACTTCTTAATGTAAAATCTTAATTACGTTTAGTGAAActtttaaagaaattaatttaCTAGTGGTGAATTTACATATACATCTGAAATAATGTCCTATTAAAACAATGGCAAAGTTTGCTCCTTTTATATGCGTTAAATTTTACAGAATTTTCTCAGTTGTAGTTGGCTGTATTCTGCCATAAATCTGTGTTGTGGTTTAGGCTTACTAGTTTTTCTGTATAATCCTGCTTCATTTCATGACCgcatatttttgtattaaatatattagatataaCAGAATAATCAAATATATTGTTCTCTATACCCTGATATGGGAACAATCTATCCAGGCCTTTCACATATCTTTAACTGACCTGATGGTTCTGTTCGTTCACATGCCACGACCCAGACTCAGATGATAAGGTGATAATAGTTGGCTAATGGCTGTGAAAAGGCCTGTTGTTGGACTGTGTTTTTGTCCTCGGTTGTACATAAAGGAGACTCCTAATGTTAAGTAACTTGTAATTTTAATTTAGGTCCATACTGAGAAGACTGCTGTGAAATTATTGTGATTTAAGAATAACGTCACTTcaagttttctttcatttaatcaattaatcaattaaccaatcaattaatcaattaattagtCACGTAGCTAGTTAACTATATAACTTAATCAGTCAGATAATTAATTATCTGAGTAATCGATAgtaattattaatgtaattattaatgtaattaattaatgtggttttgcagttaattaattaattgttttttggtTTCCTGAAAAATGCATTATACAAACAAGTTGAATTGAAAGAAACAGGTAAACTTAGCATAGTCGATAGgaaatgttgtgtttttatattccttaaaaatattaagtatgatgttacttttaaatattacatttgcaACAGTAGTCTTCATGCTGAAGGTAgactatttttttgtttgacaGTGTAGCCGGTTGACTGGGAAATGCgagtttaaagatttttttatttgtaatgaataaataattaatttagttAATAGGTTAACGTTATCAAAACTTGtcaaatgtaattttttcaCTTAACTAAAGCttatattcactgctttatGATTCTTGTTAGAAGTTCATATAAATTGTTGCAGGTGGGACTTTAATCAGTGGTGCACCGCGGGTATATATGTAATCACTACAAGCAGACTTGCTCAGTAGCATCGTGTGTGCAGACGGAGACTGGtgattttattctctttatatatatatatataaaatatggtttaaagtacaaataatgtgatgttttatactttattttagaaatttattcatacaatgcaaatgtcaaattaaaccattttattttcattaaatgttaCAGTACTTTCTCAGCTGTAATTCTGCAATACATATGTTGTGTATTAGACTAGTTTGTCCTAATGTGAAACGCTGATGTAGCAGAATTTTCGCATGAATCTTATACACTTAGTTACATATAAGATTCTTAATATTTTGTTCTCCATACACTGATATAAGAACAATCTCCTCCAGTCACTTTGCATATCTTTAATAGACCAGATAGTTATAGACGTTTACCTGCCACACCCCAGACTCGGATGATAAAGGTGCTAATAGTTGACTAATGGCTGTGAAATGGCCTGTTGTTGGACTGTGTCTTTGTCCTCAGGTGTACTTAAAGGGGACACCCTGACATTTTAGTTGAGGTCCTCACTGAGAAGGCTGCTGAGAAATTACTGGGATTTAAGAAAAAGATCACTTCAACTTGgtaagttctttctttctttctttaaataaatcaaataaaaatgcatttaattttGATATTCTCTAAACATTACTGTGATGTTGCAGTTCCTTAGACTTTGGTGTTTATTTAATCATCATTACTTTCAAATAGATTTTCACCAATAGTCTTTTATGCTGAAGGTCGGTGGGTTATATTTATAGTTTGGCAGCATATGTGTTTAGTTATGGAATGGTTCTGTTGTATAGAAAAATTAATCCTATCTTGCCTAATATTGCTAAAGAACAAAGTTAGATTTTACCGGTCAAGCCACTAAATGACCAGAAACCATGCAGCGTAACCTTAAAACTTTTTGTCCAGGACACTTGGCAGCTCTATTTTTGCTGTCTATTTAACTGAACATGAATAGCATTCTAGATATCACTAATCTCTTCAGCATGAGTTTTGGCCTTGTTTATTTACTTGTGACTTTTCAGTTTCTGTGAAGATGAATAAAGCACATGATAGTTGTTTAGCACCTAATAATCGAAGATGTTTTGTCTACTGTTCTGCTACACAGTGAAACATCGTCATCTGGCTGTCTTCACGCAATAAATCACCACAGGGGGATTTGTGCAGAATGGGCAAGAAAACAATTCACTACTGCtcacagtgtgggaagagttttaccaAACCAAATCATCTCAAACAGCACATgtacattcacacaggagagaaaccaTATTGCTGTTCACAATGTGGACAGAGTTTTAGACAACTAAGTAACTTAAACAGACATAAACTTCTTCACTCAGGAGTAAAGTCGTATCAGTGCTCAGAGTGTGAAAAAAGTTTTGCTTGCAGTTGGAATCTCAAAAAACAtgagcgcattcacacaggagaaaagCCTTATTGCTGCTCACACTGTGGGAAGGGTTTTGCCACGCCATATATTCTCAAACAACACATGTACATTCACACAGGAAAGAAACCCTATCATTGctcagagtgtgggaagagCTTTATACAGTTGGGTGATTTAAAAACCCACcaacgcattcacacaggagagaaaccaTATTGCTGTGTACAATGTGGATGTAGTTTTAGCCAAATAAGTAACTTAAACAGACATACGCTTGTTCATTCAGGAGTAAAGCCGTATCAGTGTTCAGAGTGTGAGAAGAGTTTTACACAATTAAGTAGTTTCAAAAtccaccagcgcattcacacaggagagaagccctATCAATGCTCACAGTGTGGGAAGAGATTTATACAATCAGGTTATTTACAAACCCACcaacgcattcacacaggagagaagccataTCACTGCTTAcactgtgggaagagttttacgaATTCAAGTAATTTAATAaaacaccagcgcattcacacaggagagaaaccaTATCAGTGCTTACAGTGTGAGAAGAGATTTACAAATTTACGTGGTTTGAAAACTCACCaacgcattcatacaggagagAAGCCATATAATTGAAATGTTGAAGGACATTTATGCTGCTACAACTTTAGCTAGCTGTGATTACAGTAAGCCTATTCAATTGTATGTGTCAGATGAACAGGGGTTTTCTAATGACATTTTATCTCAGTAATGGAGTTGCAGCCAATAATCTCTCATGTGTGTAAGATAGGCTATGATGTGATACTTTCTTTACCAGAGTTGACAATAAGAGGGACCAGACAGTTAATCTGTCAGACAGGAAGATGACCATTATGGATGGTGAGCAACATGATTGTTAGATAACTTCTACTAGCACTGAGTGCATGGCAGGATTTGGAAAGCCAACTGCTAGCACACACagatataacttttttttttttttttttttttaaatggtcatCCTTCGTGGCCTAGAGGGAAATTTGGCTGGTTACACAGTTGTCACCTTGTAATGAGGTAACAGGTTTTGTTACTGTATAGCCAATGAATcatgttcagtgtaaatgttcAGTCACCACTTTGGTTCCACTTGGGCACAGAGGCCTTTATTTTATGGATTGGTTGTTCTGGAtttggttgttttttattattatttttttttactattattattttgtttgtctggTTGGCTGGGGCGAGACTTGAACACTCCTGAATTTCACAGTGGCATCACATTTAAGCAAGTTGTGGTGGTTAAACAGGGGGCTGTAAAGACCCGTCTTAGGAAGTTAGCAGATGCTCTCTAGATTTGTGTTTTGCTCTGTTTTCCTGACATTTTTCTTCTGTTAATACTCTTCACTCATTAGATCGCAAATATTATTGAttctttttacttgtttttctgttgtttatggctgtaataaaatattttttgagcTAATGCATTGTCATCTCCTTTTATTGTCTATTTTATCTAGCAGATAAAATGACTAGGGTGATTGTCTTAATTAACCAGAAGTTTAATCCAGTGTAGCAGTGACAAATAATCCATCTGAGGCAGTCTGTAATTTCTACTTGTTGCATATTTGAGCCATGTGTGACATCAAGATTTTTGTTCTGGCACTAAGGTAgtgaaatgaacttcccctgAGCTTCTGTCTTCCTGAAATTACCTTaaacttgtgtttattttttcttgtttaatatGTATTTAAGAATGTTCTATGTTTCCTCACTATGTTTTAGACTGATGCTTTCTTTAGTCTGTGACCTATTGAAATAGTTTTGAAGAATTCAGTGATTCAaagcttctgccaaatgccataaatttaAACTTGAATTGTGAAGCAAAAATCACAATtgttaaatgtactgtaaaaaagAGCATTTTTGTAAGTAGAAGAAACAATGCAGCATATGAGTTGGCTAAACAAGCAGCACTGGGGCATTCAAACATATTTGTAGTTGTGTGAACCTGTTAGAATTCTCTGGTTCACTTGGTGAAGAAGCCTGAtaagtgctgctgctgctacctCTGCTGATGTCATGGATGATGTTGCAAAAGAACCGTGCAAAGACAATGACTGAATAACAAATATCTTTGAAATTTAATCTGATGAACAGGGAGTATTTCTAGAAAAGATGCGTGTAATATTCAGTGATATCTAATGACAAACAAGATTTCAGCAGAAACTGACATGGTGGTTAACATGCTTATTGTCTGTTTGGTAAGTTTATTACAAAATGTATGTGTTTGGTACCTGTTTatcaaaacagaacagaaagaattTCTAGGACCAAACAAAAGATGAGATGGTCATAAGATTTGGtcataaacatactgtatgttacacaGTCAGCCCAGGAAAGAGAGTGCAAAAATCTATTCAAAATATATCAATGCCCTCTTAGGTCCGAACATCAAATACCAGTCACCCTTTAAGTCTGTGCAGCTGTGCATGTCAGAGTTCAGAGGGTGGTCTTCTCTAACAAAAAGCATGACTTCATCTTCCTGAGTAGAACTGCCATGAATATGTTAAACAGGGCACCAACAGATCACCCAGCTTCTCACATATTTTGAATGATATTGGTGGTGATGTgaacattattagaaataaagaaacagaatgAGGTGTTAAACATCTTACAGAAACCACCACTCTGCAGTCAAGATGTTCTATTTTAAATAACTACATCTCTCATAGCCTTTAATTCACCCTTGACAAACTGCAGAGCTTGTTCAGTATCATTCACTATGGACAAGAACATATAtgtcaaaatatttattttaataagtgTGGCTGAGGTGTCTCCTCCAAGGACCATGAACCACAGCATATAGTGAAGTCCAGGGGTCAGCAAAGGTATACCTGGAAAAATATGACGAAACATATCACCTGCTATAGGGATGAAACACAGGAGACTCTCAGTTGGGATTTTCCCAAGGGTTAGGTATGTACAGAGACAGTAGGGACAACAACAACTTGATAGCAGCACCCAGTCCAATTACAATGTACAATGTATACAGTAGGTTTTACTACCGCATACCCACAAAACAGTGTTGGTTTAGGACAAACATGTACTACAGTATGATGAGACCATCAGTAGATGGGGTAAAACATCATTAATAAAAGAGAAAGTTTCCGAGGCCTCTTCCAAAGCTATCACATTCACGTGAATCTTGCACTCAGAACTGCTGAAGGAAAACTGAT harbors:
- the LOC125138321 gene encoding zinc finger protein 239-like — encoded protein: MGKKTIHYCSQCGKSFTKPNHLKQHMYIHTGEKPYCCSQCGQSFRQLSNLNRHKLLHSGVKSYQCSECEKSFACSWNLKKHERIHTGEKPYCCSHCGKGFATPYILKQHMYIHTGKKPYHCSECGKSFIQLGDLKTHQRIHTGEKPYCCVQCGCSFSQISNLNRHTLVHSGVKPYQCSECEKSFTQLSSFKIHQRIHTGEKPYQCSQCGKRFIQSGYLQTHQRIHTGEKPYHCLHCGKSFTNSSNLIKHQRIHTGEKPYQCLQCEKRFTNLRGLKTHQRIHTGEKPYN